TTGGTCCGTGTGGTCACAATTCAGCGACTGACAGTAGAACGCTGTTATTTTAAAGGACAAATAGCTTTAATCCCTCTGGGTTCTGTGTGTCGACTCCGCTTtctcacttctcttttttttctctccctccctccctccccacttcctcAGCTGGTGCACAGAAGGTGTATGCATGGGGGTATATATGCGTGTGAGAAGCTAATATTtccaagaattatttttttaaaaatgtctagtTCAGAGTTGTTACTTTTTAAAGGATATCGGactaaagaaaggaagaaaagccgtAGAAACAGATTGGCACTATCGCAAATCCACAAAGGtccttcttttgctttttttttctttttaatctggcAAAGAATAAATCTTTACTGTCATCAGacatacactttttttttttaaaggatcgaCAATTTCTTCTTTCAAGTATTTCCCTTTTAGTCACATATAAGGTTATGCATAAACTATTGGCGCCGTGGTTTGGTAAGCATCTGCCCTCATAAACTGGagacaacccctccccccccgcaaGACTAAGTAGGAGCTCTTGGTTTTGCTGTGGCAGAAaccattccccctcccctttccccctccttggGGAATAATTCGCCAAATCCCGCACCTCGCTTTGGCCAAGGATCTTCCGCGGATTTGTGCACATTAGAAATCCTCCCCATCTTCCAGgctcattttcattttttgtttccaTTCCTTGGTGTCCACTGATTGACGGGATTAAACATTAGGAGAGGAGCAATCACAGACCGGGTGGTCTCTGGAAAGGAGGGCGGCCGGGACAGGGAGGGCGGGAGGAAAAGAGCGCAACCTGAAATAGGCCCTTTATCTAGTCAAAGGGACTTCTTCGCGCTGGTCCAGGGGGACCGAGGAGGCCTTGCTCAGCACTGAAGGTGTAAACGTGAGAAAGGAGTCCGTCCGGGTGGTGGCCGAGCAGCTAAAGTCCGATCCCGAAGGCCGCTGGACTAGCCCGGTCGCCTGACTGCCGTGACAAGCCAAGCAGGAGCAGGGACTCCCTCCGGCACCGCTCAGCCCGTGGGTCGGACCGGCATAAAGAGAGGGGTGTCGGAAGGCGCACAGCAGTTCTGGTCGCGGGTACGGGTGGGAAAGGACGCGAAAGGTGTCCAGCGGCCTCAGAGGGGAACTGAAAGGGGCGGCTGCGGCCGAAGCCGAAGCGGCTCCGAGGCCCATGTGGGAATAATAAGgcaggggcaggtgggaggggaaggggtaGGGCAAGTTGCCGGTGGCCGCTGCGTGGCTCATCATGTAGGTATAGAAAGCTGGATCCGCCGGGTGGGGCCAAGTCATAGCCAGGCGTTGCCTCTTGTCTTTCATCCGCCGGTTCTGGAACCATACCTGGGTGGGGAACAGACAGGCAAAGCAAAGGAAGCTCTGAGTCGCCAGCAAGGCTGGGATCCCGCCATAACCCGCCACTCCATGCCCGTGCTCGGCATCTTCCCCATAGGCTGGGGAAAGATTCATCTGGGGAACGTCAGAGACCGACTAGGGGCAGCTGCCTCTGGCTACTGAGTATATTCAAGATTTCGATGGCATGGAGTTGTGTGCCCAGCATTTTCTCCCACACTACCTTAAAAATCAGGCTGGGAGGCTTATATTTATTGGTGTTTGCAATAAGGTACTTGCCAGATCTGCACAATTGTCAAGGAGTGGAATTGTTTGTGGCCCACGcatttaaatagaaataaaacaaaattattgtGAATGGAATAAACAAGTGAAAAACATGGGAGAAGTGTAGATCAGTAGACTAATATGAGGTATGCAAAAATAAGTTTCCCCTGGAACATCCATAAATTATATACTGTTATTATATTCTTCCACAATAAATCTggcacaaaatattttttttgcagctACATAAGTCTAGTGCAGCAGGCAATCAATGCTATTTTGATAACAATTGTAATAACAATGGTATTAGTAGCAGTAATAGCAAGATTGCTTCCTATgtgcctttctcttctttcttttctgccaATTTTTAGTCTTTGCCAAAATATTTCCAGGATCTTTCAGACAATTCTCATCACTAAGATGTGCGATGAAGTTAACAGCCTGAATGCCAGCCTGCCTAAGTGTACAGGAAATTCCTTAATACCAATGCACcgaaaatgaaaatttaatatCTTTAATATGTACTTAGAGAGGTTCAAATTAGGCAATTCTGTTTCAGGAGAGataggcaaaaaataaataaatcctacctATAAGATTACCTAGTTTTAAGGTGCTTATTCCCCAATAAATTTGCTCAACTGCTATTTTGTGtaatgataaagatgttatttaaGCCACTTAAATTAGACATTAGAAGGTTTCCATTCTAATGGTTACTGACTTCGGAGGGTTATTGATTTCAGCAAGCCAGATAACAAGTTGATGTTCAGTGGTGTGGGTGTGGGGGAAGGGGGAGTTAAGGTGGactcaaacaagcaagcaagtgtTGGGGAGGGTTGGTGACCTTCCTGACCATCATCTTAAGCACTTTGCACTGCATGGAACTGATTTTTGGAAGTGGCTGATATTAAATCCCTAAGAAAGAGTCCCTAAGGTTAAAAGCTGTAGGCCTAGTCACACCCACCCGGAAAGAAGTTTCACTGAAGGAAGAAATTAGACATATTTCACAGCAGACGGCTAGTTCATCTTCTTCCAAGAAGAAACTGCTGCAGAGCTGGAGTACCGTTTACcgtaaccagaggtgaaatcaacCATCTACCATTGCAGATTAAGATCCACTATCACCAGAAAGAGTGCTGGTTTTGAAATGATTTGACAGTGGgaactgggggaggggagaggaaaggactTGGGGAGGGTCAAAGTCCAGACACTCCGAAATTCAAAGCTCCGAAATTCAGGATTTCCTGGGTTTGGGCCAAATATACATCCAAACCTACCTTGATAGTTGTTTCGGGTAAGTTTAAGGCGGCTGCCAGCTCGCATCTCCTGGGTCTGGACACGTAATTCTCCCGGTAAAACTCTTTCTCCAGCCTGGCTATCTGCTCCCGGGTAAAGGCGGTGCGATAACGGCGCATTTGATCGCTGGCGCTGCAGGCCAACGACCCCTGAGAAccacctccaccacctcctcctcctcctccaccaccaccaccactgccaGCGCCACCGCTGCCCTTGGAAAGATCTCCTTCGCTGCTAGGGCTCCCTGCTGAAGTATCCGAGCACTGACCTGCAGGGGAGAGTAGAGAGGAAGCCATCCAGAGGGAGAAAGACAGCTGGAGCTCTGACGATGGAGCTCCCACCAcccaccattattatttattcccCCTCCCACACCAATTCAGGCAATAGTGTCATCAGGACAGCCCTTGGGAGCAGAGGCTCAGGATAGGGGCTCCTCTGGAATACTACTGAAGAACTCGGGGGAGTTGACAGGGCTGCTTCATCACAGTTTGGAAAGCAAGTTAGTTTCTTTGACTTCTGAAGATGCGGGACCCAGGCTGGCCTTTAATCTAAGAATACAAAGTGTTATATATAGTGCACATGAatagtgaataaataaaaatgaatagcgAATGAATAAAAACAAACCTCAGCTCAATCCTCAGCCTTATTAAATTGGGCTGCTCAGATATAAATCGCATGCCCTGTCAAGGGCTTGGCTGTAGGCAGATTGATTCGGAGTTTAGGCTTCGTTAGATTGAATGGGTTTTACTCTCAAGGCTTGAGCAACCTATGAGTTGAATTTAATCAGGTGTGGTAttccaagaagaaagaaaagttctTTGAATTCCTTGACGACCACCCATTGATGCTCACCGAATACCGAATCTAGAGGCCAAGCTCTCCGATCTGCCTTTTTTCTCTGCCTTTCAAGTTACAAAACTAAAAATACCTACCTAGGAGTAAATCGAATTAATTGTCCCCACTTGAACATGTACCCGGTTTTTCTGCCCATTTTTCTATTGAGGACACAGAGTCATTCAGTGCCAATCCGATTTTGTAGTATTTATACTGCGGATATGAAACCGCAATCCGaggcccacactctggaataaaTTACTCTAAAAATCTACTGGACACAGTTTCCCGTAAATTGCATTTTCCCTTTTCCTAGACAGGTTTTATTCACAGATCACACTAGTTTCTCGCACCGAAACTGCTATCCTATGCAAAGCTATCCGATGCAACGAAAGGTACTTGGCTCCTCGTTTAAAGCCAGCGTGTCAGGAGACCTAAGGAGGAACGTATCCTGGCGTCCACCTGGACACAACGGCACCTCTGCTCTGTAAACTCCTTTCCGGAAGCGGAAAGAATGCCAAGCctttaatatttatttgataGCACCTGCGGTCGAGAGGAACTTATAAGGGCGGAATAAAAGTCCTagatgtctttctttttttcccccaatggaaAAGTGTTTCAGGGGCTTCTATATCCCTTCTTGCCAAGACAAGGAAAATCGTCACCATTGTTATCCTGCACCTGATCAAAAACTGGAAAGTTTACACTACAATAAGTGCCCCCACCTgtctttttgttttctgttgCGATAGCCTTATTCTGGAAGTGAAGGCATAGAAGATTCCATTTTCAAACACATACAAGACAAGCAGGTGAAGAAGACAGGCAGGGTCTGTAATGCACTACACATTGTAGTGCATTAcagaacatattataaagtgaatACGCAAAAGGAATGGCACTGAATCGCTTTCGGATTCCCTTTTTCTATTGCGTGAAAGAATTGGGACTCCAGCTCACAACATTTGGGGCCTGGTAAAGAGGCTGAAAGAGGCTGCCACATCCCTCGCCAAGCCCCCATCACTGCCGAGCTATCCGCGATAAGAGAATCGTGTCTATAAACGCCAACTACACACATCCGGTCTCTTTCTCGGTTTCTTTATAAGGAATCGCGTCCCCCCCGCCCgctccaggtgagaaagaaattcTCAGAAGCAAAACAGAGCTTTCATTCTGGGCTTCCCTTTCACAGACGGAGCGTGGGGTTGGGGGtttaggaaaggaagagaaaggcggGGAGGCGATGGAAATTCGATTCCGGACTTTTGCTTTCCATTGCAGACGATTCTCAGGGTTTCTTCCTGAGACCAAAGGCATTAAACCCACAGCCATTTCCGAACTGGCGCCACAAGACAGGGAAGTGAAAAGCAGTTGGGGCCTCGAACAAACCTGCCAAGAGGACATGAGAACTGCAGGGTGTGTAGTTGAGAAAAACGGggcagggaggagagagagacccCGGTCTTCCTGTCGGAGGGAGAGAAGGTGCGTGAGTGATGTCGCCTGTGCTGTGACTGCTTCTTCATTCGTCCAGGCATTCTGCAATTTTGCTAGGGAAAATTGCTCGCCTGCTTCTTTGCAATACAGCCTTTGGACAGGACGGCCAGCAGGAGCGGGTGGATGCTTTTGATCTTGCTGTGAAATGTTAAGGAGGAAGCTTTCCTTTCCTGTTCCGCGGCAATAGGAAGGGGGCAGGAGGCACCACGCAGTCCTATAATCTTGGAAGGAGGGAGCATCAAGAAGGTGCTAGGCACAGCaataggaaaagaaagagaagcttCTGGGGGATTTATTGCAATCAAAGTCTAGGGTTCGGGGAGCGGGGATTCTGCAAAGCTTTTAATTCTTTGTTGCAGCGAGGATGCGATTTCACGTCCTCCAGTAACATGTCGTTAGACTTCAAAGGGGGAGATGTGTGTGGCTTATTGCAGATGCCTCTTGGTGGGCAATTAGAGATGGAAGCGACCAAGCCTCAGGATTTGGAGACTTGGAGAGGGCAGTtcaaagagggaggggaagaaaataAAACGCAGGCGGCGATCCAGAAATCACCTAAGCCAGACTGAACAACCGGCTGCAAGTCGCCGCTTTGAAGCGCTCTGAGGACTGAGCCAAACAGCAGCGCTAGTCTTGTCCCGTCCCACCCAGCTGCGAATCCAGATGGGTCTCCCCGGGGAGCTCGAAAGAAGGGAAGCGGGGAGGGGTCGGGTACCTTTGCCGTGCTGGAGGTGGTATTCCGCGTTGTCAGGGGCGCAGTCCGGGGTGCAGCTCACCTCGATTTCCTCATAGAAATCCGATTCGGTGTCGGAACTGCTTTGGGGGGCTTTGGTGGGGGGAAGGCGGTGGAGGGAGGTCTGCTGATTAGCAGAAAGAAGCGCTGCTGCTGCGGAGCGGTTCTCTGGGACGGTCCCTGGTGCTGGTAggacttccacctcctcctcttcttcctcctcctcctcttcctcttcttctcctcctgcaCCTCTTCCCGCTCCTCCATTTTCCCGGGCGGACAAGGAGGCAGCTCTAGAGCTCGAGCAAATCCTGGGCATCATCTTGTCCTGTGGATCCAGGCCCGAGACCCCAACGGCCTCTGCCATATTAGGCGCCCTCTTGCCAGCCACAGGGCCAAGCTGAACTCCGTCCAGAAACAGCACCATCTCCTTTCTGGTTTCCATCGTGGGTGTCTTTTAAAGCAGCCCAACCGGATTCTTCCTTTCGTGTTCTGGTGctctttccccaccaccaccccacccgaGCCTCCATCCACTCCGGGGCgccttccccccctcccgcccGAGTTCTTCTTCTACCGAGGCGGAAGGGAGCCGCGAACGGGGCGAGCCGGGGGGATGACCTTGTGATGCGAACGCTCCAGTGTGCAGCGCCGGCTCTGGGAGGGAACTCACCATTGCCCTCTTCTTTCTAATGCTGTCATCCCTTAATGGTGCACTCGTCATTACAGTTACCTCTGGTGACGCCACTGGCTTGATTGCCGGGGGATAAATAGGAGCGTCTGCCGGCCGGAAGATGAAAGGAAGAGCCGGAGCGAAGAGTTAAGGGGGTGGGAGCTGGAGAGGAGGGGAAAAGCACCTGGTGTAACCAGTGCAAGGGAAAGGAGGCGGGAAGAAAGCAGGCAGGAGAGAGGAAAGGCTATTACCATACCACTGCCTGTTCGAGGTCTTTACCTGACAGGCTAATCTCCTTTAGGTCCGGTTTTGCTGTGTACCTGGTTTTAATTACACCCGTTTTTGATCCACCACACGAGAGACGTTTCAGAGTGGCGCCTCTCCAGACTTGAAGAAGACATCCAGAGATCGCTGTCTCCGAAGGAGTTCTATCTTTCTAGCTGGTACAGGCCAATGGTTTCCAAGATGCCATGGAAAACTAGGTTCAGACCTTTCATTCATGATGACCGAGGTGGCATCTTGCGATTTGTTTGaccccctttccctcctcccttctctttcaaAGGCATCACTGGGTTTCCAAGCCGTTGGCCCATCTGCTGGAACTTCAGAATTAGGAGAAATCCTGGAAGGGGGACAGCTTGACTATTGTCCTGCCTCCAGTGCTGATGGTGGCTAACTTTATGTATATGAATTTTACATACGCAAAAACCTGTGTTTTTCTTGCTTTAGGAGGGATATCCACCAGAATGTGATTAACACGTTTCGACCCTAGAAAGAAACAGCAGTCGGCTACTAATTCGAAACGACAAAAGCCTAGGCAGATTTGTGTTGAATGTAATAAAATTTAGCAGACCAAGTTTTGTAGAAGTTTTTATCTTGCAAATGTACCCAACCTACTTTAAGATATATAATGATTTAAAtctttgttgttttattcttcttttgcaggcaagccccccccccaaatcctacGCGTTTAAGAACCATAGAATAACACCTCACCCTTAATCCATTCTTTGTAAgtcatttttattacaatttttttaatataaaaaacccTTTTGCGTTTAAACTTTCGTTCAGTAACGTTTCTAATATGATAAACAATTTAGAGGTTGTTGCTGTGTTTTTTATAGTGTACAGAACCCGTCAGTCTAATAATTTGAAGAAGCCAGGTTGGGACTGAGAATGATGAATAGGAGTTCAGTAATTGTGTAGTGATATTAATGAAACAAATCTGTTTCTAGCACAAATATCGCTGCTCTGTGACTGACAATTACAAAACAAATTATGGAAGCAGCTGAAGACCCTGCAAACACAATTTCTCACTATAAAGATGTTTCATTTTGATTGTTCGCACCCTGTAGCCTCCCGTTTCGTTTTAAGCTCTTTAACCCATCCCTTTGTAAGAAGAGGAGTCCTGCAATCTTCTATCAATCCATATTAGCAGGTTTGGCCAGGGAGGTTGGATAGCGCCCTGGCTGCGGGGTTTTGTGGCTATTTCTTTAGAAATAAACATGAATTCAGTAGGAGATACTACCCAAGAATTGCATAGGAATTTGTTTGGGAAAAACATCTTTCAGTCTAATAAAGCAGGAAGGTTTGGTCCTTCAATTGGCGTCATTTAGTAAAATCTCACAGCATTATTTGCGGCCGGTATAAGGAAAAGTGGCATGGGTTTTAAAGCAGGTTCATTTGTTTAAGTGAGCTGCAGGAGTGGTGCCACTGCGGGGAAACATTCCAAAAAGGCTGAAGAACAGAGATGTTTTGAGCTAACATCCATGATCGTAATGGCAATGAAGCCCATAGGAAAATAAGCTGTGTATTGGGGAAAATATTTGCTAAATTTACTGACTCTTAATTTCAGGTGAATACCCCTTTAGAGCTGAACAGGGTAATAAATGAGTCCTCAGCGTCTGGGTTAGGCAGCTGGTTGCCCTTAAAAAGTACCCTCGTTGTTAATTTTACTTCTCTCCAGGGCAAAACTTGAATAGTGGTTCTGCTCAGCGGGAGAAATCAAGGTAATGCACGTTAAAGCAGCAGAGATGCATAATGCCACCATTCCTGGATTTGCAAAAATGGGGCTTTGTACTGTGTTGGTCTTGAATCTAGGCAATAGAGAATGTGCAGAAGTGGCTTTCTTTCCCAGTATGCTGAAGTGGGGCAGGGGAAAACTTTGCATGGTCCAGAAAACCAGAAGAGAATCTTCTGCCCTCTCACTATTGTTCCCCACTGTTGGTGTATCAGCTGGAGATATGGAAATCATGTCAAAGGGAAATTGATCCCTCCAATCACACTAGGACTTCCTGGGCTGGATGATCAAGACTCAAGATCAGAAAGCAGATCTTCTTTGTTGCCTGTTTTTCAGGATGACCCTGAGAATTTCTgggtcctttggaaggacagggGTGGGGTTAGTGCATGTGCTTTGCATGTCTGAATCCCTCTCTTTCAGCTGCATCAGAACTATTGGATGAGTTCATCCTTGTTGGTTTCCAGTTGCTGTGACAAATGGACTTTGCATGGAGCAAGTTGGTATCAGTTTCATTAGCAGTAGGGAAAGGATTCGATCATGCCTTCCAAGGGGGATCCTCAAGACCAGTACTGCAGCCTTGTTGGCATTTACAACATTCAAGTTAATTGAAGAATAACCTGCTTAAAATTCTAAATCGGCCCCACCAAATGGAATTCACTGAGTTAAAAGCAGCATTGAGATGTGCTGTCTCTTTTATGTAAGCATACAGGCTTTTTTACCCCCCAGGAAGAATAATTCAGGAGGGAGAGAAAATGTGTAATTGTTCTGCCCACCTTAGGATAAGAAATTCTCAGATATATCTTGAGATATACCAGTAATCAAGATCTACATTGCCAATGGCTGGTAGTTCCAGTAAAAAGGCAAGAAACTAAAGACAGGGCTTATTCATAATACATTAAAACTGTACAGAATAGGAGGCTAAAATCCATGTGGATTAATAGACATTAATCTTTGTgcctttccttcttttatttttagtggattctaaattaattgattcattgaTCTACTTGCTATTGTACCAGTAGTTTCCTGGAAAAATATTATGGGGCAGAATAATATTAATAGAAAGTAACTTAAACCCATGTATATGCTTAGTTGAGACTTTGGTGGTAAAGAATATGATTTTATCCTAATCTTGGTTGAGACCCAGGCCTGAATTTACTGATATGGAATATGAAAAGAACATTTCCTCCTGCTTTTAACTGTAAACCTTATGCTGATTTATTTGTATTGGTCCAATTTGTAGTCTGCATTTTCTCCAAAGGTTCAGAAAGGCTTCCATGGGAACCTCTCTTCATTTCATTTCCAGGACACAATCCTGAAAGGTAGAGTGGCTGTGGCTGGCTCCAAATCAACCAGTGGTCATCCAGCACTAAGGAGAGAATCTTCTAAGTCCTACCTCATCTAAAAATCCCTTCTTAAAGCAAACAGTAGTCCTAGATAAGGATTCTTCTCATTCTCAAAGAGGCTACAAATTTGCAATTCTTTCCATCTGAACCAGCAATACATTGCCCATTAGAAGAATGATTTTAATCAGAGCTGCCCCTTGATTTTCTTGGATTTGTTATATGATGAGACTTGAGAAGTCTCCTCCAGCCAGGTCCCTCCCTGACTTCTGACTTTaaggattttgtttttatttatttttgtcacaacactgtatataagcattaacatgaaataactatataatatataagcttatatatgagcataagtatgtaataactgtattaattggatataatgaagaggaacaataggacagggaacggta
Above is a window of Ahaetulla prasina isolate Xishuangbanna chromosome 4, ASM2864084v1, whole genome shotgun sequence DNA encoding:
- the EVX1 gene encoding homeobox even-skipped homolog protein 1, producing the protein METRKEMVLFLDGVQLGPVAGKRAPNMAEAVGVSGLDPQDKMMPRICSSSRAASLSARENGGAGREEEEVEVLPAPGTVPENRSAAAALLSANQQTSLHRLPPTKAPQSSSDTESDFYEEIEVSCTPDCAPDNAEYHLQHGKGQCSDTSAGSPSSEGDLSKGSGGSQGSLACSASDQMRRYRTAFTREQIARLEKEFYRENYVSRPRRCELAAALNLPETTIKVWFQNRRMKDKRQRLAMTWPHPADPAFYTYMMSHAAATGNLPYPFPSHLPLPYYSHMGLGAASASAAAAPFSSPLRPLDTFRVLSHPYPRPELLCAFRHPSLYAGPTHGLSGAGGSPCSCLACHGSQATGLVQRPSGSDFSCSATTRTDSFLTFTPSVLSKASSVPLDQREEVPLTR